A genomic stretch from Candidatus Thiothrix anitrata includes:
- a CDS encoding thioredoxin family protein, protein MTKIANLTDLNFHHVLAATPGTALVFFTAPNCGACRSLKLALGKYLHSYPATLSVFEVDAVHNSALVNALEVFHLPALFLYVAGHYHCELHSEPLPAHLYRAIQTALSLPAQEEP, encoded by the coding sequence ATGACGAAAATCGCAAACCTTACCGATCTGAATTTCCATCACGTGCTGGCGGCAACGCCGGGCACTGCCTTGGTGTTTTTTACCGCGCCGAACTGTGGCGCATGTCGCAGTCTTAAGCTGGCTTTGGGGAAATACCTGCACAGTTACCCCGCTACGTTGTCGGTGTTTGAAGTGGATGCGGTGCATAACAGCGCGTTGGTAAATGCGTTGGAAGTGTTTCATTTACCTGCGTTGTTTTTGTACGTCGCGGGGCATTATCACTGCGAATTGCACAGCGAGCCATTGCCCGCGCACCTGTATCGGGCGATTCAAACGGCTTTAAGTTTGCCAGCACAGGAGGAGCCATGA